Proteins found in one Pseudomonas marvdashtae genomic segment:
- a CDS encoding TM0106 family RecB-like putative nuclease: MQMRNGTRLYSASDLCGFLECQHLTTLDLAHLVKPMEKAPSSEQNRLIQDKGLAHEAAYFDRLKSQYANVVDIAEGAPSFARRVELTILAMQAGADIIFQASLQDGPLIGHADFLRKVPMPSALGEHSYEVIDTKLAKTAKAKFLVQTALYSRLLVPIQGVQPHYMYVVLGDAACTEQAFRVADYADYLEHVLQRFNAFTSLAEPPATYPDPCGHCGFCGWRERCDEQRQQDDHLSAVAGISRSQINKLHNAGVTTLRQLAQSPDTLRVANLQGESLSKLRHQARMQLQGRASDRPLFELLPPAGAHRGFNRMPPAVEGDLFFDMEGNPLEEGGLEYLFGLYINEGGKQTFKAFWAHSRAEERIAFEQFIDWVTAHLKRYPDAHIYHYASYEETAIKRLMSQHGTREAQVDGLLRNGKLIDLYKMVREAIRVSEPSYSIKNIEHFYMAQREGDVTNAGASIVFYEQWKETGDSALLEQIERYNEDDVKSTFLLRDWLLGIKPAGAGGFCVPEPVTVTSGTEPTDVEIRLESYRQRLLDGPHAEDPVRVLTFQLLDFHRRADKPIWWQMFSRRDMTTEELLEDIESLAGLQRTSTPREPIKRSFLYEYRFEPQETKLRTGSKGLVAETQASIELHHLDFDLGLATFKATEEKAPPEYFDMIPDRPIPTDALRDALLRYANSVLAGGKRFQAVTDFLHRRAPRVNGVEPGAPLLDPGLPPLDAIKQVVRNLDQCVLFIQGPPGTGKTYTGSHVIVDLLKAGKRIGVTSNSHHAINNLLAAVEAQALEEGVTFSGLKKSADGEGNEFEGRCIRSIENKKAFLAACVPSIALTAGTVWILANDAFTEQLDYLFIDEAGQVSVANLVAMGMAARNIVLMGDQMQLSQPVQGVHPGRSGDSILDYLLDGTPTIAADRGVFLATTWRMHPDVCSFISQAVYQGQLSSAPGTERQVLLLDGQRPEIPASGLMFCPVQHDGNSQSSNEEAAQVKALYAYFLEQRFIDSEGQEHAIGLENILVVAPYNLQVQVLKQALPAGARVGTVDKFQGQEAEIVIVSMATSNENYLPRDIGFLYSKNRLNVAVSRAKSLACIVASPDLTAVRCVTPQEMSLVNGLCMAVRHGAVQSHA; encoded by the coding sequence ATGCAAATGCGCAATGGCACACGTCTTTATTCCGCCTCGGACCTCTGCGGTTTTCTTGAGTGTCAGCACCTCACGACGCTGGATCTTGCGCACCTGGTCAAGCCGATGGAAAAAGCGCCATCGAGTGAACAGAACCGCTTGATCCAGGATAAGGGTCTGGCCCACGAGGCGGCTTATTTCGATCGCCTCAAGAGCCAATATGCCAATGTGGTCGACATCGCCGAAGGTGCCCCGAGTTTTGCCCGCCGCGTCGAGCTGACGATTCTGGCCATGCAAGCGGGTGCAGACATCATTTTCCAGGCATCGCTGCAGGACGGCCCCTTGATTGGCCATGCTGACTTTCTGCGTAAAGTGCCGATGCCATCGGCTCTGGGTGAGCACAGCTATGAAGTGATCGACACCAAGCTGGCGAAAACCGCCAAGGCCAAGTTTCTGGTACAGACCGCGCTGTATTCGCGCCTGTTGGTGCCGATCCAAGGCGTGCAGCCGCATTACATGTATGTGGTGCTCGGTGATGCGGCGTGTACGGAGCAGGCCTTTCGCGTGGCGGACTACGCCGACTATCTGGAACATGTGTTGCAGCGCTTCAACGCTTTCACAAGTCTTGCCGAGCCGCCCGCCACTTACCCTGATCCCTGTGGGCATTGCGGGTTTTGTGGTTGGCGCGAGCGCTGTGACGAGCAACGCCAGCAGGACGATCACCTCTCGGCCGTCGCGGGTATCAGCCGCTCGCAGATCAATAAACTGCACAACGCTGGCGTCACGACGCTGCGCCAGTTGGCCCAAAGTCCGGACACTCTGCGTGTCGCCAACCTGCAGGGGGAGTCGTTGAGCAAGTTGCGTCATCAGGCGCGTATGCAGCTGCAGGGGCGCGCCAGTGATCGCCCGTTGTTCGAGCTGCTGCCACCCGCCGGCGCGCACCGTGGTTTCAACCGGATGCCGCCAGCGGTCGAGGGCGATCTGTTCTTTGACATGGAAGGCAATCCGCTCGAAGAGGGCGGCCTTGAGTACTTGTTTGGGCTCTACATCAACGAGGGCGGCAAGCAAACGTTCAAAGCCTTCTGGGCGCATAGCCGTGCTGAGGAACGAATCGCTTTCGAGCAATTCATCGACTGGGTGACCGCCCATCTCAAGCGTTACCCCGACGCGCACATCTACCACTACGCCAGCTATGAAGAGACCGCGATCAAGCGTCTGATGAGCCAGCACGGCACTCGCGAAGCCCAGGTAGACGGGCTGCTGCGCAACGGCAAACTGATCGATCTTTACAAGATGGTGCGTGAAGCGATTCGGGTGTCGGAGCCCAGTTATTCGATCAAGAACATCGAGCACTTTTACATGGCTCAGCGCGAGGGCGATGTGACCAATGCTGGCGCCAGCATTGTGTTTTATGAGCAGTGGAAAGAAACCGGCGACTCGGCATTGCTTGAGCAGATCGAGCGTTACAACGAAGACGACGTGAAATCCACTTTTCTCCTGCGTGACTGGCTGCTGGGCATCAAACCGGCAGGTGCTGGCGGGTTTTGCGTACCTGAGCCCGTCACCGTGACCTCGGGCACCGAACCCACCGACGTGGAGATTCGACTGGAGAGCTATCGCCAGCGTCTGCTCGATGGACCGCACGCCGAAGACCCGGTACGCGTGCTGACCTTCCAACTGCTCGACTTCCATCGTCGTGCCGACAAGCCTATCTGGTGGCAAATGTTCAGTCGCCGGGACATGACCACCGAGGAGCTTTTGGAAGATATCGAAAGCCTCGCGGGGTTGCAGCGCACGTCGACACCGCGTGAACCGATCAAGCGGTCGTTCTTGTACGAATACCGTTTCGAGCCGCAGGAAACCAAGTTGCGGACAGGCTCTAAAGGCCTTGTCGCCGAGACCCAGGCCAGCATCGAATTGCATCACCTGGACTTCGACCTGGGGCTGGCGACCTTCAAGGCGACCGAGGAAAAAGCGCCACCCGAATATTTCGACATGATTCCCGACCGGCCAATCCCGACGGACGCTCTGCGTGACGCGTTGTTGCGTTATGCCAACAGCGTGCTGGCCGGCGGCAAGCGTTTCCAGGCAGTGACCGACTTCCTGCATCGACGTGCTCCACGGGTGAATGGCGTGGAGCCGGGGGCGCCGCTGCTCGACCCAGGCCTGCCACCGTTGGACGCCATCAAGCAAGTGGTGCGCAATCTCGACCAGTGCGTGCTGTTTATTCAGGGCCCGCCGGGCACCGGCAAGACTTACACCGGCTCGCACGTCATTGTCGATTTGCTCAAGGCGGGTAAGCGCATCGGCGTCACGTCCAACTCGCACCACGCCATCAATAACCTGCTGGCAGCGGTGGAAGCGCAAGCGCTGGAAGAGGGCGTCACGTTCAGCGGCTTGAAAAAGTCTGCGGACGGGGAGGGCAATGAGTTCGAAGGCCGCTGCATTCGCTCCATCGAAAACAAGAAGGCATTTCTCGCCGCATGCGTGCCTTCTATTGCCTTGACGGCCGGCACGGTCTGGATACTGGCGAACGATGCGTTTACCGAGCAACTGGACTACCTGTTCATCGACGAAGCCGGGCAGGTGAGTGTGGCCAACCTAGTCGCAATGGGCATGGCGGCACGCAACATCGTACTGATGGGGGATCAGATGCAACTGTCGCAGCCGGTGCAGGGTGTGCACCCGGGGCGCTCCGGGGACTCCATACTCGACTACCTGCTGGACGGCACGCCGACCATTGCGGCGGATCGTGGCGTGTTCCTGGCAACCACCTGGCGAATGCACCCGGACGTATGCTCGTTCATTTCCCAGGCGGTTTACCAAGGGCAGCTCTCTTCGGCGCCCGGCACCGAGCGGCAGGTTTTGCTGCTGGACGGCCAACGTCCGGAGATACCTGCCAGCGGTCTGATGTTCTGCCCTGTTCAGCACGATGGCAACAGCCAGAGTTCGAACGAGGAGGCCGCGCAGGTCAAAGCGCTTTACGCCTACTTTCTAGAGCAACGGTTCATCGACAGCGAAGGTCAGGAGCACGCGATAGGTCTCGAAAACATCCTGGTCGTGGCGCCGTATAACTTGCAGGTTCAAGTACTCAAGCAGGCACTTCCCGCAGGTGCCCGGGTGGGTACCGTGGATAAATTTCAGGGGCAGGAAGCAGAGATTGTCATCGTATCGATGGCGACCTCCAACGAAAACTACTTGCCGCGTGACATCGGTTTTCTGTACTCGAAGAACCGCTTGAACGTGGCGGTCAGTCGCGCCAAATCCCTGGCCTGCATCGTCGCCAGCCCGGACCTCACCGCTGTCCGTTGCGTGACACCCCAAGAGATGAGTCTGGTAAACGGCTTGTGCATGGCCGTCAGACACGGCGCGGTACAAAGCCATGCTTGA
- a CDS encoding ankyrin repeat domain-containing protein, whose translation MLEHMEDRAELGLNDWHFCVLLDVGPPLDPMGMNQRDLAGDTPLDMAYRLSRRELTGTLESLGALGDLQFRDWPSLGTFMPHDKYIHQPARFGNVKILHARHQLGGSLNDRDVLGNTPLHLLLTHGHLKAARYFITHYAKYGLDLYAKNSEGNTPRNIAQLHGEQALAQALLDAEINNSVRALRLWREMGLNHARATDAVP comes from the coding sequence ATGCTTGAGCACATGGAAGACAGAGCCGAGCTTGGCCTTAACGACTGGCACTTTTGTGTATTGCTCGATGTTGGTCCGCCGCTCGATCCAATGGGCATGAATCAACGTGATCTGGCCGGCGATACACCGCTGGACATGGCCTACCGTCTGAGCCGTCGGGAACTGACAGGCACACTTGAGTCACTGGGTGCGCTTGGCGATCTGCAGTTTCGCGATTGGCCCAGTTTGGGCACGTTCATGCCCCACGACAAGTACATTCACCAACCGGCCCGATTCGGCAATGTCAAAATACTGCACGCGCGTCACCAGCTCGGCGGCAGTCTCAACGACCGTGACGTACTGGGTAATACGCCGCTGCATTTGCTGCTGACCCATGGGCACTTGAAGGCCGCCCGGTATTTCATCACCCATTACGCCAAATATGGCCTTGATCTGTACGCGAAGAACAGCGAGGGCAATACCCCACGAAATATTGCCCAGCTCCATGGCGAACAAGCGCTGGCGCAAGCGCTACTCGACGCTGAGATCAACAACAGTGTGCGTGCGCTGCGCCTCTGGCGAGAGATGGGGCTTAATCATGCAAGAGCCACGGACGCAGTTCCTTGA
- a CDS encoding WYL domain-containing protein produces MKRKQSVEQVRWDLALRYRLIETVAWWEGRLTTGHLIQSFGISRQQASKDINTYITEHAPKNLTYDKKIKGYVPSKTFSPLFIDDSASAYLHLLYQNNERALHIDGLALAYAHTKVLEVPDRPIRPEVLRPLLKACRDGLRLETEYVSLNTPNVEIRLIAPHTLVYTGMRWHVRAYCEKNRQYRDFVLSRLRGEPDLLDESQDTRELDEEWNTEVPIIFTPDGRLNAAQQAIIETDFGMTDGQLVVPSRKALVKYVLRRYQVDPRNQATNPEAQQIVVSNIKELRPWLLHD; encoded by the coding sequence ATGAAACGCAAGCAATCCGTCGAGCAGGTTCGCTGGGACCTGGCACTTCGCTATCGTTTGATCGAGACCGTTGCCTGGTGGGAGGGCCGGTTGACCACGGGACACCTGATCCAGAGCTTCGGCATCAGCCGCCAACAGGCGTCCAAGGACATCAACACGTACATCACGGAACATGCGCCTAAAAACCTTACATATGACAAAAAAATAAAAGGCTACGTCCCGAGCAAGACGTTCTCGCCGCTGTTTATCGACGACAGCGCCAGCGCTTATTTGCATCTGCTTTACCAGAACAACGAGCGCGCTCTGCACATTGATGGGCTCGCCCTGGCCTACGCCCATACCAAGGTCCTGGAAGTCCCGGATCGTCCGATTCGGCCGGAGGTTCTGCGTCCATTACTCAAGGCTTGCCGCGATGGTCTGCGCCTGGAAACCGAATACGTTTCGCTCAACACACCAAATGTGGAAATCCGCCTGATTGCCCCACACACGCTGGTCTACACCGGCATGCGCTGGCATGTGCGCGCGTATTGCGAGAAGAACCGCCAGTATCGCGACTTTGTACTCAGCCGCCTGCGCGGCGAGCCGGATCTGCTCGATGAGTCGCAGGACACCCGCGAGCTGGATGAGGAGTGGAACACCGAAGTGCCGATCATCTTCACCCCCGATGGCCGCTTGAACGCCGCTCAGCAAGCCATCATCGAAACCGACTTCGGCATGACGGATGGCCAACTGGTAGTCCCTAGTCGCAAGGCATTGGTCAAGTACGTATTGCGCCGCTATCAGGTCGACCCGAGAAACCAGGCAACCAACCCCGAGGCTCAGCAGATCGTGGTCAGCAACATCAAGGAACTGCGTCCGTGGCTCTTGCATGATTAA
- a CDS encoding ADP-ribosylglycohydrolase family protein, protein MNRLERIKGCLLGGAVGDALGAPVEFLEWSAIEARFGPQGIVDFAPAFGITGAITDDTQMMLFTAEGLLRAYVGGSSRGACHVPSIIHHALLRWLMTQDYPAAMPIDVDGWLIQQSQLWSRRAPGMTCLGALKASPRLGAVAENNSKGCGALMRVAPCAFFANAFDYAAQSGRLTHGHPTGYLAAGLFADILQRIVDRQDSLEHAVTQSLAKYGQTPGMEETRSLIERVLFFFYEGYQPTPQRIGELGGGWVAEETLAIGLWCALAAPSFEEGVIMAVNHSGDSDSTGLIAGHLLGAQYGAAAIPARWLEPLELREVIVQVAEDMERIPQEYCGYGGEFDQQIEQAYPAC, encoded by the coding sequence ATGAACAGACTTGAACGGATCAAGGGTTGCCTGCTCGGCGGCGCCGTCGGTGATGCGCTGGGCGCCCCGGTGGAGTTTCTCGAGTGGTCTGCAATTGAAGCCAGGTTCGGTCCACAAGGTATCGTTGATTTTGCGCCTGCTTTTGGTATCACAGGCGCCATCACCGATGATACGCAGATGATGCTTTTCACCGCCGAAGGCTTGCTGCGGGCTTATGTGGGCGGCAGCTCTCGAGGGGCGTGCCACGTCCCGAGCATCATTCATCATGCATTGCTGCGCTGGCTGATGACCCAGGACTACCCTGCGGCAATGCCGATCGATGTGGACGGCTGGTTGATCCAGCAATCGCAGCTCTGGTCTCGGCGCGCCCCTGGCATGACTTGCCTGGGTGCACTCAAGGCCAGTCCACGGCTCGGCGCAGTTGCCGAGAACAACAGCAAAGGCTGTGGCGCCTTGATGCGCGTTGCACCCTGCGCCTTTTTTGCCAACGCCTTTGACTACGCTGCCCAGTCTGGGCGCCTGACTCACGGGCATCCTACGGGTTATCTGGCAGCCGGATTGTTTGCCGATATTCTCCAGCGCATTGTCGATCGGCAAGACAGCCTGGAGCATGCGGTTACTCAGAGCCTGGCCAAATATGGGCAGACGCCGGGTATGGAAGAAACACGCAGTCTCATTGAGCGTGTACTTTTCTTCTTTTACGAGGGCTATCAGCCGACGCCTCAACGGATAGGCGAACTCGGTGGTGGGTGGGTCGCCGAAGAAACGCTGGCTATTGGGTTGTGGTGCGCCCTGGCAGCGCCTTCGTTCGAAGAGGGCGTGATCATGGCGGTAAATCACAGTGGCGATAGCGACAGCACCGGGCTCATCGCCGGGCATTTGTTGGGTGCTCAGTATGGTGCTGCGGCGATTCCTGCTCGGTGGTTGGAGCCATTGGAGTTACGTGAAGTCATCGTGCAAGTTGCCGAGGATATGGAGCGTATTCCGCAGGAATACTGTGGGTATGGCGGAGAGTTTGATCAGCAGATCGAGCAGGCGTATCCCGCTTGCTGA
- a CDS encoding dynamin family protein — translation MSLDFSFSLEELEAAEAETANPYLADSALGLQLITRLIAQPQGVIHSEHRRQLHRLHQLIHQSFVNLAARDDYPAEAQAYRELVALEQSLEDLVAFPDLANKTVIGVGGGFSAGKSRFLNSLLCVDVLPESLEPTTAIPSYIVQGEREEIIALNSFTQEVALDRSALQAITHAFQKHYQETLGVEVGFAHVLRLLMIHLPGLWQRLAFLDTPGYSKADRNDAEHSDARIAQRQLADADHVIWLLSAKNGSIRRDDLEFLRTLNHPKPIFFVVTQADLVGRSRIQAILNSTAQALDDAGIIRAGLMAWAAPLGDLNGQHIAGDDARAWLDTLNSQPKRTQKRLACARVLDAIIAHNSNAAASNRELLAAMNELLPIAENLAEKRRATVKQQIERLRNDQRRLNEMVGAFGELKQEMLETITRIVGGVAEDEEVQRGHELIYRIRRSWLNRPLVIGEQFEIRVLAIKLDVKKIIVEFGNAIATTGLSFSMIRAGLRIDPQVLIKGSLLHGEVRLVDDVHVTLAIRNPHAAT, via the coding sequence ATGTCCCTTGATTTCAGCTTCTCCCTCGAAGAACTGGAGGCCGCCGAAGCCGAAACTGCCAACCCTTATCTGGCAGATTCGGCACTGGGCCTCCAACTTATCACCCGACTGATCGCCCAGCCTCAGGGCGTGATCCACAGCGAACATCGTCGGCAGTTACACCGTTTGCACCAGCTAATCCACCAGAGCTTCGTCAATCTCGCGGCACGCGACGACTATCCGGCCGAGGCACAAGCCTATCGCGAGTTGGTGGCGCTTGAGCAGTCGCTGGAGGACCTGGTTGCTTTCCCCGACCTGGCCAACAAGACAGTAATTGGTGTCGGCGGCGGCTTCAGTGCGGGCAAGTCACGCTTTCTCAACAGCCTGCTCTGTGTCGATGTGCTACCTGAATCGCTTGAGCCCACCACCGCGATTCCCAGTTACATCGTGCAGGGTGAGCGTGAGGAAATCATTGCGCTGAACAGCTTCACCCAGGAGGTCGCGCTGGATCGCAGCGCTCTGCAGGCAATCACCCATGCCTTCCAGAAGCATTACCAGGAAACGCTCGGCGTGGAGGTTGGTTTCGCTCATGTCCTGCGCCTGCTGATGATCCATTTGCCCGGCCTGTGGCAGCGCCTCGCATTCCTCGACACGCCCGGCTACAGCAAGGCCGACCGCAACGACGCGGAGCACAGCGATGCACGGATCGCCCAGCGCCAGCTCGCCGACGCCGACCATGTAATCTGGCTGCTCAGCGCCAAGAACGGATCGATCCGCCGCGATGACCTGGAGTTTCTGCGTACCCTCAACCATCCCAAACCGATCTTCTTCGTCGTCACCCAGGCGGATCTGGTTGGTCGTTCACGCATCCAGGCGATCCTCAACAGCACAGCGCAGGCACTCGACGACGCGGGCATCATAAGGGCCGGATTGATGGCTTGGGCTGCCCCACTGGGTGATCTCAATGGTCAGCACATTGCCGGCGATGACGCACGCGCCTGGCTGGATACGCTCAATAGCCAGCCCAAGCGCACCCAGAAGCGTTTGGCTTGCGCACGAGTGCTGGACGCTATCATCGCCCACAACAGTAATGCCGCGGCCAGCAACCGTGAGCTGCTGGCTGCCATGAACGAGCTCCTGCCCATCGCCGAGAATTTGGCTGAGAAACGACGTGCAACTGTAAAGCAGCAGATCGAACGCTTACGCAATGACCAGCGCCGACTCAACGAAATGGTCGGCGCCTTCGGTGAACTCAAGCAGGAAATGCTCGAAACGATAACCCGCATCGTCGGTGGTGTAGCCGAAGACGAAGAGGTACAACGCGGCCACGAACTGATCTACCGAATTCGCCGCTCATGGCTCAATCGTCCGCTAGTCATTGGCGAGCAGTTCGAGATTCGGGTGCTGGCGATCAAGCTCGATGTGAAAAAAATCATCGTGGAGTTCGGCAACGCGATTGCCACCACTGGCCTGAGCTTCAGCATGATCCGCGCGGGCCTTCGTATCGACCCGCAGGTGCTGATCAAGGGCAGTCTACTGCACGGTGAAGTTCGCCTTGTGGATGATGTGCATGTCACCCTGGCGATCCGCAATCCGCACGCAGCAACATGA
- a CDS encoding dynamin family protein, whose product MTAKTFTLASLTSHATVIDAEQLSSLKTLLDGLEVNLHAARESGRDLRIAVVGQMKAGKSSFLNAAFFGRDLLPKADTPMTAALTKIVYAPKAKAEVVFYSADDWADIEQRANEYPRAYAEAERKLREPPKSDSPFAKVLASPRARTAEEIDRHVPEAIRSSRELVEMTRRKGLDVHDYLGKTEVLDVAGGAENLAYALQEYVGSGGRFTAITKMSVLHVDDKRLQGLEIIDTPGFNDPVVSRGQITRSFLGQCDVIFLLSAVSQFLTSSDMAVLREQLPEAGIDEKAVFLVGSQRDLALRQDRGIAITASKLAERAPAEKRSAVRTGAMLQLLDKKMTDQASLTLEAQINQPGQDNKTRRILSAVKKSAPRFISSWAWLVAEHFNSLSEEDREQLDQLCTATGFAFEPNSLRQLSNITALRDEILAQREHKQHLIASKEQQLIEGVHNGTRERLQQIALSLQARSEQVRNGDIGELERIEQDMLRRMKGGKARLEGVFDEQLVKASQQFALLKTDIREQAQKYSRIQVVRETTTESYQVDTSWFGGFFGHDWETRCRDVVTTYASAQDAIEQVQVFALQTTKALQKAIIGCVDLDELRRKVGVAAMSLFDTGSADFDAELMLAEVNKSLRRITIPNVSFGDKDYSISIIKSFGSERVSESQINGLKEAQREAVAAIIRDLEGEVKSKVEAIENSLGSTGQTFVENMSRDIQQSLTHLREDIANKEQSIQQITAARQAVAKALAAL is encoded by the coding sequence ATGACCGCCAAAACTTTCACCCTGGCTTCGCTAACCTCGCATGCCACTGTTATTGACGCCGAACAACTCAGTAGTCTGAAAACCTTGCTCGACGGGCTTGAAGTCAATCTCCACGCTGCGCGCGAGAGCGGTCGCGACCTGCGCATCGCTGTCGTTGGCCAGATGAAGGCCGGTAAGTCTTCGTTCCTCAATGCTGCCTTTTTCGGCCGCGACCTGCTGCCCAAGGCTGACACGCCGATGACCGCTGCGTTGACCAAGATTGTCTACGCCCCCAAGGCCAAGGCTGAAGTGGTGTTCTACAGCGCCGACGACTGGGCCGACATCGAACAACGCGCCAACGAGTACCCCAGGGCCTATGCCGAAGCAGAGCGCAAGCTGAGGGAGCCGCCGAAGAGCGACAGCCCTTTCGCCAAAGTTCTCGCGTCACCTCGCGCGCGCACAGCGGAGGAGATCGATCGCCACGTTCCCGAAGCCATCCGCTCCTCGCGAGAGCTGGTGGAAATGACACGCAGGAAGGGCCTCGACGTACACGACTACCTGGGTAAAACCGAGGTACTGGACGTCGCTGGTGGCGCAGAAAACCTGGCCTATGCACTGCAGGAATATGTTGGCAGCGGCGGACGCTTCACCGCCATCACCAAGATGTCCGTGCTGCATGTCGACGACAAGCGCCTGCAGGGCCTAGAAATAATCGATACCCCCGGTTTCAACGACCCGGTGGTTTCCCGTGGCCAAATCACCCGTAGCTTCCTTGGCCAGTGCGACGTGATCTTTCTGCTCTCGGCAGTCAGCCAGTTCCTCACCTCCTCCGACATGGCGGTGCTGCGCGAGCAACTACCCGAAGCTGGTATCGACGAAAAGGCGGTGTTCCTGGTCGGTTCGCAGCGCGATCTCGCCCTGCGCCAGGATCGTGGCATAGCCATCACAGCTAGCAAGCTCGCCGAACGGGCACCCGCCGAGAAACGTTCTGCTGTACGAACCGGTGCGATGCTGCAGCTGCTGGACAAGAAAATGACGGATCAGGCCAGCCTGACGCTGGAGGCGCAGATCAACCAGCCCGGCCAGGACAACAAGACCCGGCGCATCCTCAGCGCTGTCAAAAAATCCGCGCCACGATTCATTTCCAGCTGGGCATGGCTGGTCGCCGAGCACTTCAACTCCCTGTCCGAAGAAGACCGGGAACAACTCGATCAGCTATGCACCGCCACCGGTTTTGCCTTTGAACCGAACAGCCTGCGGCAACTCTCCAACATTACGGCGCTACGCGACGAGATCCTCGCCCAGCGCGAACACAAGCAGCACCTGATCGCCAGCAAGGAACAGCAGCTGATCGAAGGCGTGCACAACGGAACACGTGAACGCCTGCAACAGATTGCGCTCAGCCTGCAGGCGCGTAGCGAACAGGTTCGCAACGGCGACATCGGGGAGTTGGAGAGAATCGAGCAGGACATGCTCAGGCGTATGAAAGGCGGCAAGGCGCGCCTGGAAGGCGTGTTTGACGAGCAGTTGGTCAAAGCCAGCCAGCAGTTCGCGCTGTTGAAGACAGACATTCGCGAGCAGGCACAGAAATATTCACGAATACAGGTTGTTCGAGAGACAACCACAGAGAGTTATCAGGTCGACACTTCGTGGTTCGGCGGTTTTTTCGGCCATGACTGGGAAACGCGCTGCCGCGACGTGGTCACCACCTACGCCAGCGCCCAGGATGCCATCGAACAGGTCCAGGTTTTCGCCTTGCAGACCACCAAGGCTCTGCAGAAGGCAATCATCGGCTGCGTCGATCTCGATGAGCTGCGCCGAAAAGTGGGTGTCGCGGCGATGTCACTGTTCGACACCGGCAGCGCCGACTTCGATGCAGAACTGATGCTGGCAGAGGTCAACAAGAGCCTGCGCCGCATCACCATTCCGAATGTTAGCTTCGGCGACAAGGACTACAGCATCAGCATCATTAAATCGTTTGGCAGCGAACGGGTTTCAGAGAGCCAGATCAACGGCCTCAAGGAGGCCCAACGCGAAGCTGTGGCCGCGATCATTCGCGACCTGGAAGGCGAAGTGAAGAGCAAGGTGGAGGCTATCGAAAACAGCCTGGGCAGCACCGGCCAGACCTTTGTCGAAAACATGAGCCGCGACATCCAGCAGAGCCTGACCCACTTGCGAGAAGACATCGCCAACAAGGAGCAGAGCATCCAGCAGATCACTGCAGCCCGCCAGGCGGTAGCAAAAGCACTGGCGGCGCTGTGA